The Candidatus Zixiibacteriota bacterium genome includes a window with the following:
- a CDS encoding Mut7-C RNAse domain-containing protein: MKFLCDDNLGKLARYLRMLGYDTYFEQTIGDAELLSVMLKQGRIVLTRDSNLVERIESERRLLIESDSPEKQLKAVITQLNLQINKDKLFTRCLECNKVCSEVAGEDVTDEVFPYIIKTQDSFKRCPKCRRIYWQGSHYKDMIAKLKSVIEGLD; encoded by the coding sequence ATGAAATTCCTCTGCGATGACAATCTTGGCAAGCTGGCCCGATACCTGCGGATGCTTGGATATGATACGTATTTTGAGCAAACTATCGGCGATGCCGAGCTTCTATCGGTGATGCTTAAACAGGGTCGTATTGTTCTCACGCGAGATAGTAATCTGGTTGAACGTATCGAATCTGAGCGGCGTCTCCTTATCGAAAGCGATTCACCGGAGAAGCAATTAAAAGCGGTAATTACTCAGTTGAACCTGCAGATAAACAAAGACAAATTATTTACTCGCTGTCTGGAATGCAATAAGGTTTGCAGTGAGGTTGCCGGCGAGGATGTCACCGATGAAGTGTTTCCGTATATAATCAAGACTCAAGACAGTTTCAAGCGATGCCCGAAATGCCGGCGTATCTATTGGCAGGGAAGCCATTACAAGGATATGATTGCGAAATTGAAGTCGGTGATTGAGGGATTAGATTAA